From the genome of Streptomyces sp. NBC_01341, one region includes:
- a CDS encoding IucA/IucC family protein encodes MNPTPAPEADGPLTREQRGHELPDGPLAVESTTVPRQKAGPHGTPRAGSDTPTGALPAERSGQGGPPELPDPLDHPDPLRAADSAGTENLLRCWARESDLPRPLGATLRVPLPASGTALLVPVSHWSPTGWHRFGTPVLENAPSGTPGVDAVTVAALLGRESERSAGVDLVARVADSVRHTATFIAERRRTPSASSDAGPFLTGEQSLVLGHPLHPTPKSREGLSESEAVLYSPELRGSFPLHWMAADHSVLATDSSWTKAGRPVTARSLLAPHADGLRLPEGTTALPLHPWQAAELMRRPEVTALCEKGLLHDLGPHGARWHPTSSVRTVYRPGSDLMLKLSLGVRITNSRRENLRKELHRGAEVHRLLRTGLADRWHAAHPGFDIVRDPAWLAVDGPDGTPVPGLDVMLRHNPFGPADDAVCIAGLTSPRPWPGRPGTHSRLADTVSSLAARTGRTTGAVCAEWFLRYLDRVVLPVLWLDAHAGVALEAHQQNTIVLLDGDGWPVGGRYRDNQGYYFRESHRTALEARLPGIGAVSDTFVSDAVTDERLAYYLGINNVFGLIGAFGAQRLADERLLLAAFRRFLESTAKLGSPLPAYLLGTGQLRCKANLLTRMHGLDELVGPVDTQSVYVTIANPLQN; translated from the coding sequence GTGAACCCCACCCCTGCGCCCGAGGCCGACGGCCCCCTCACCCGCGAGCAGCGAGGACACGAACTGCCGGACGGCCCGCTCGCGGTCGAGTCGACGACCGTGCCGCGTCAGAAGGCCGGTCCGCACGGAACCCCGCGCGCGGGTTCGGACACCCCGACGGGTGCCCTCCCGGCGGAACGCTCCGGCCAGGGCGGTCCGCCCGAACTCCCGGACCCGCTGGACCATCCGGACCCGCTCCGTGCCGCCGACTCGGCGGGCACGGAGAACCTGCTGCGCTGCTGGGCCAGGGAGAGCGACCTCCCCCGGCCGTTGGGGGCCACCCTGCGTGTCCCCCTCCCCGCGAGCGGTACGGCCCTGCTCGTCCCGGTCTCCCACTGGTCCCCCACCGGCTGGCACCGCTTCGGCACGCCGGTCCTGGAGAACGCGCCCTCCGGCACCCCGGGCGTGGACGCCGTCACCGTGGCCGCACTCCTCGGGCGCGAGAGCGAGCGGAGCGCGGGCGTCGATCTGGTGGCCAGGGTGGCCGACTCCGTACGGCACACGGCCACCTTCATCGCGGAGCGGCGGCGTACACCCTCCGCGTCGTCCGACGCGGGTCCCTTCCTGACCGGCGAGCAGTCCCTGGTCCTGGGCCACCCGCTGCACCCCACGCCGAAGAGCCGCGAAGGCCTCTCCGAATCCGAAGCGGTCCTCTACTCACCCGAGCTGCGCGGCTCCTTCCCGCTCCACTGGATGGCCGCGGACCACTCCGTACTGGCCACGGACTCGTCCTGGACGAAGGCCGGACGGCCGGTGACGGCCCGGTCGCTCCTCGCACCCCACGCCGACGGACTGCGCCTCCCCGAAGGCACTACAGCCCTGCCGCTCCACCCGTGGCAGGCCGCGGAGCTCATGCGGCGCCCCGAGGTCACCGCCCTGTGCGAGAAGGGGCTCCTGCACGATCTCGGTCCGCACGGCGCCCGCTGGCACCCCACGTCCTCGGTGCGCACCGTGTACCGGCCCGGGTCCGACCTCATGCTGAAACTCTCCCTCGGTGTGCGCATCACCAACTCCCGGCGGGAGAACCTCCGCAAGGAACTCCACCGCGGAGCCGAGGTCCACCGACTGCTGCGCACCGGGCTGGCCGACCGGTGGCACGCCGCACACCCCGGCTTCGACATCGTCAGGGACCCCGCGTGGCTGGCCGTGGACGGTCCGGACGGCACCCCCGTCCCCGGCCTCGACGTGATGCTGCGCCACAACCCGTTCGGCCCGGCCGACGACGCGGTCTGCATCGCCGGGCTCACCTCACCCCGCCCCTGGCCCGGGCGTCCGGGCACGCATTCACGGCTCGCGGACACGGTGTCCTCGCTCGCCGCCCGTACCGGACGGACGACCGGGGCGGTCTGCGCCGAGTGGTTCCTGCGCTACCTCGACCGGGTGGTCCTCCCGGTCCTCTGGCTGGACGCGCACGCGGGCGTCGCCCTGGAGGCTCATCAGCAGAACACGATCGTGCTCCTCGACGGAGACGGCTGGCCGGTCGGCGGCAGGTACCGGGACAACCAGGGCTACTACTTCCGTGAGTCCCACCGCACCGCGCTGGAAGCGCGGCTGCCCGGCATCGGAGCCGTCAGTGACACCTTCGTCTCCGACGCCGTCACGGACGAGCGTCTCGCCTACTACCTGGGCATCAACAACGTGTTCGGGCTGATCGGAGCCTTCGGTGCGCAGCGGCTCGCCGACGAGCGGCTGCTCCTCGCCGCCTTCCGGCGCTTCCTGGAAAGTACCGCGAAGCTCGGCTCT